The Marasmius oreades isolate 03SP1 chromosome 2, whole genome shotgun sequence genomic sequence TAGTACTGCGAGGGAGTTGAGAGAAACGAGAAAACATGACCCCCAGCGGCAATCGGTTCTATATATGGACATGCGCTTCCGTTCGTACCTGTAATACATTCCGTTCCTTGAATCAAATCTCAACTAAAGATATCCATATTGATACATAATTACAAAGATAACATACGATAATTGTACTAAAAATGCAGGGAAAGTGAAAGTGAAAGTGATTTAAATCACCTCAATTCCAAAGGCGGAATCCAATCCGGCACTTTCCCCCACTCAAATTTCTCCGCTTTAAACAGCTCAATAACATTCTTAGGTACCACCTCAGACAAGTAATTGGCAGGTAGTTGAGAGTCATACGGGCACTTTCCTTGGACGTAGGATTGCGACATGGCGGATTTAAAATCCGGAACAGACGACAAGCTCTTCTTGGGTGCAGCTGGTGGGGCTCcgaaaccaccaccactgctACCAAAAGACATGGAGGTGTTTGACCCAAAAGCACTCGAAGAATCAAAGGCAGAGGGAGCAGCAGCCTGGCCGGCGACCCCAAACGCTGATACTGGAGCAGGCGCTCCAAAGACAGACGAAACTGGTGCTGCGTTTGTAGGCATTGCTGTCGACCCAAATACTGAAGGGGAACCAAAGGCTGAGGTAGATGCAGGTGTAGCTGAAGACCCGAACGCAGAAGGAGGAGCACCAGACATCGATGACCCAAAAACATTATTCGATGCCTGTGATCCAAAGGCGGAGGTCACTGGTCCAGAACTGGAAGTAGCGAAACCGGTGGATCCTCCGGTTCCGAAAGCTGATGTAGTGGTAGAAGGGGCAGCGGCTGCTGCTCCGAATGCGGTTGCCTGACCACTAGGATTTGTGAATGAGGCAAAACCCCCGCTCGTGGTGTTCGGGGTTGGAGGagcaccagcaccaaacGCGGTCGGGGCGCTATTTGCATACGCCCCGAATGCACCCGAAGTGGCTGGTTTGATAAGAGAGGATGAAGGCTGGGATGACTGACCGAACACCGAGCTCGGCTGCGAAGGTTGGCCGAAAACGGAGTTAGACTGGGGTGCGGCTTGTTGGAACGCAGACGGTGCTGAGGCTGCCTGCCCAAAGGCCGAGGTAGGCTGGGCTGTCTGTACAGAGGAAGATGTAGAAGGCTGTCCAAAGGCGGACTGCCCAAATGAGGGTTGACCAAATGCGCTAGTAGTGGCATTACCAAACGCTGTCGTGTTTGAGGAACCCGAGGCGGTGGTGTTTTTTAAGGCATTGCTACTCGAATCGGATCCGCTTATCGAGTTGTTCAACATTGATGTAACATTACTTTGCTTGACAGCCTGGTCATAGGCTTGTTGAACGTTATTCCGCGCATCCTAACACAGACATGAGCTAGGTGCGAGACAGACAGGGCTCATACGTACGCTAATGGACTTTTCGGCCTGACTGATTCTGTCCGTTTCATATTGTATCTAAGGTCGTGTTGTCGTCAGTTGGGTTATACAGCGGTGCGTTTTCGGATTGGTTGAAGAATCGACTTGCATATTGGCTGACATTCCCCGCTCCCATGGCAGTGACCGCTTTGCATCGTAATTCTTCGAAAGATTCGTCGAGTCCTGATATCAAGTTGGTTTCGTACTTGGCAGCGGCGTAAGAGGACAAAGGCCAAAGGGGTTTCTCGAGTTGAGGAGTCAGATCATTCTTTATGGAGTCGACACTGATGACAAAGGTTAGCAGAAAATAAAAAGTCGTAAAGAGCGGCGCACGTAAAAAGTGGACTGTTTTGGTTACTCGAGCTGGTCAACCCTCTGTTCCAAGACTGATCTAGAAATCCTATCAACGCCAACACGAGAAAGAGTACGAGTCACCTACTTACAAAAGAGCCTTGTGCCTGGCCCCCTGCTGGATGCTCGTTTCGACATTTATCGCCAAAACGACATTGACCTTTGAGGAAGTAAGTGCATATTGCCTGCAAGACAATGTCAACAACGGCAATAACACCCTCGCGTTAGAATTTACCATTACACCTTAAGCAATCGAAAGACCTGAGGAATATGGTCTTGCACTTTGGACGACGCTGCCTGGTGAGTCGAGGTGGTGAGAGAGCGGTGAGAGAATTTGTGACAGCCTCGACGGTCACGGACTGTCAGAGTCACTCGCGGTCTCTTCTTGAAATGTCGCAGGCAGTAGGAAATGTACGTTTTCCCTTCCAACGAACATTATTCACAACCCTTACGGTCTGAAACCAGACTGCCCTTGCATATGCACGAGTATGGCATCAAGTGGATGCTTCGGAACGCGTCCTTGGAAAACTAGCTGAACGAATTGCATTGGTGTTGATGGGGAAGCACAAACCTATCTACAACCCAAGTGGTGGGTTCTTGATCTTCGAAACACGTCCAAACTAATCAGTTTTCTTTCAGTTGATTGTGGTGACTATGTTATTGTCACGAATTGCACGAAAGTACGAGTTTCTGGGCGGAAAGAGCAATCGCTTCTGTACCGAAAACACACAATGTACCCTGGGGGACTGAAGGAGACGCCGTACAAAGACATGATGGGGAAGAAACCAGAGGAGGTACGCCAAACTACGTTTTCTTTTCACTTGGATTAGCTAAAGGGAGACCCAAAGATCATACGACATGCAGTATCCGGCATGCTTCCAAAAAACAAACTTCGTGAACGAAGACTCGAACGGCTTCGGATATTTCCTGGTAACGAGACTGGTATTCTAGGAGCAAACGTGATGCGTAACTGGCACGATGGAACCATGCCGCAAGACTGGAATCCCACGGAACTGGTGAAGGAAAGCCAGAGGATATTACCTGCGAAATTACACGATAGAAGCAAGCAGATGACGGTATCTTGAACTGAACCCGCGTTACGGATATGTTGTATCGAAACAAttctacttcttcataaGTCTTAAGTGCGGCGCCCACTCAGTACTCAACTACAGCAAAACTATTTTTTCACGTCGGTCGAGAGTGGGTAGATGTCTCGTTCTGAAGTGGATATACTTGGCTTCTGAAGGATAGGTCACGTTCTCGCTGTTGTCTTCCGCCGCCCACGGTTTGTTGGTGCGTGGCGCAACAGCAATCACAATCACAATCTACAGCAGCATTCATTTCCCCAAACGACCCGTTACTTCCAAATTGATGCGGTAATTCTTGCGGTGTACTCGCCCCTGGACTTCTGGAACAATCAACATGATCAAGTATGTCGCCTGGTATCTGGGTTCGAGATCCCAATGGGCGGTTATTGAGTCAATGTTCCGAACACCGACCTAACAGCCAACAAACAGCCGATACGATAAAGTACTGTTATATGTGGATATAAGTGTACCCTCGGCCCATCAAGGGGAAATGCTGTTATTGGACATATCACGTCAAGTTTCTGAGTGCTCGAATCAGCCCATTGGACGATCCTTTGCACGGCGCCTAAGATACGACGTCGGCATTGGCCTATCGGTAAACCTCTCTCGCTTAGTGTCAGAAGAAGAACTGCTTACCATTGGCATGACGCCTTCTGCACGCGAACCAACCACGAGTTGACCACGAGTCAGCCATGCGTTCGGGAAAGGGTGGCGCAGAAAGAACACTTCGATCGAAATTGACGGTAAGTATTTAGAAGACGGACGCGTTCTGTCgtacgttttcttttttaTTTTCCAGGACGGGAAGAAGCCACCTCCTAGCTTCCGAGTGATGGGATATCAATGTTCGACAAACGACCTGAATTCCATCTATTTAGAATGGCAAGGGAACCTGGTATCGTGCGGTATATTAACATATTCGTGTGGTATACGAATACATATATGGGTCGGTCACAAGAGAGCATGACGAAGACGAAAACAAAACTGATACTGTAGCAACTGTTCTTCTGTTGGAAATTTTTCGTGATCATCACAAATATGCGTCTTGCTATCGAAATGGAAATTTGTGAGGGTGATGGTGGCGTACAACTCTCGATCCCCTCGTATTATGATTGCTGTCGGGTGGCAAATGTTATGTGTGGAGAAACGAGGGAACGAGGGAATGATTCCCAGCTACTCGACAGCTGGAATTCGCGCTTCCGAGTGATGCATCGATAAGGAGGAATAGAAGGGACAGCAAGGGCAAGTCGGTGATCCCGACAGCATGTGCTGTTGTCCAATGTCCGTGGAGTATCGTCGGTCATATGCGACCGTCGACGGATCCTGTAGACTGCAGTCTACCAATTCGACCAAATATACATTCTGTTCAGTATGAGTGTTGTCATTATTTCCGTGACAAAACCCATTGCTGCCGGACTCAGAGTCACACGAGCTTGGTAGTCGCTCTCGGGTGAGGAAAGAAGCTCCCAGACGGCAAGGCATAGTCGACCGTCAATACACTAATGACAAGAACACCGAGTCAGTAAATAGTAAAGACGTTGCAAGGCAAAATAGATCCCCGGTCCTCGACTGGTACCCGTGATCAAGACAGAcatttgaacatacctccATACGTTGTGGTGAAATTCTCCATTTGTAGGCTCGACCTGACTGTGCAGTAAAGTATCGAGAActgtgaaaaaaaaaacaaataGACCTCAGCAACCAACCGACACGATCGACGCGTGTACTCACTTGCTTCCCTCTTTTTGTAGACGGCAGAGGTGAGGCATGGGTAGTGTTATATGATTGTTTCCGTAAACAACATATCCAGGCGTCACCTGAGGTCCAAAGTAGAAATACGACCTTTCCGGACCCATGATAGTTGGATGCTGCTCTGCCCAAGGTGCTTCGCGCGTCAGTCGCACGACCAGGTTTGGAGTGTGGGATGCCTGCATCGATGTTGGGAGTTCGCGTTCAAGAAGGGGAGCAACATACTCACAAGTGCCCTTCGTGCCATCAGTAAGAATAACGAAGAAAACTGTGAGTTTAGAACTCACATGGTGAACGCAACTCTGCCTTCTAAGTCTTCATAATTGGAGTTGAAAGGATCGGTACCAGTCTGGAAAAGGACACACGGCGCGGCCATGGATACAGAGAATGTTGGGGAATTGGGAGTTCAAGAAAGGCCCATGATAACAGGTGAGGAATAAATATGAGCGCAGCTGATCGCTGATGAAGTGAGATGGACTGGGGCTCTGGAACGTAAACAGGACCCAAGAATCGGTTGCCCACGTGCTTTCCGGAAATAGCACCACGTGGGAGAAAACGTGCCAGATTTGCGGATCAGGCTAGCCCTGACATAACGCTGCGCCGCTGCGGCTGTCGCCGAATACCATCCGTTTTGCTCGGCCATCCCGTCGGCGTAATGTGGCTACTAGACGCTCACAGGGGCGCATGTGTACGTATCCCATGAACCCGCTTCCATCACCCGCCGACAATCCTTACAACGCCGCGATTGAAGCCTTTCTTTCAGTTTATTGATACGTTCCTAAATCGCCTGCACGGAACGGAAAATAGTTCACTACTGAATGGAAGCATGGCTCAAGAATTCGGCCGATTTCCGGTTGCCATCCAAGTCCGAGGCACACGTGGATGTGCACAAGGCTAACCCAGTCGGAATGCAGAATTCATACACGGAACACGTATACATCCTAAGTATATGCTGACCGATTCTCATGCTTCCATTTGACGCGTTCCTAGTTGATCCCGCGAGTACATAGTACACGAGATGACCATATAACATACTTCACTGAGTCCGTCGGTCGGCAATGATATAGCAACGATGTCGTAACTTGGATATCTGCTTAATTTCCGGTCAGGATCGTAAATATTGAATTCTTACCTTGCTTCAGCACGGATGAACGAGTTCATGCAGTAATGAGGGTGATTAACTGTATCCAATCCAATATTTCGGACCCTTCATTTGAGACGTCGTCGATTAGTACCCAGTGCTCCATATGTAGTAGCAGGGGGGCTCAAACCTGGCCAAATCTTGATATGCTGATACATAGAAATGAAATCGGTCTTCTGATCTACGCGAAACGGCCAGTATAACCGCCGGTCTACAAAGAACTCACACCCTATTACTATTTCCCCCTCGCTCTCAAGTTACACCAACTCATCGACAAGTGTGCCACACAGCCCCTGTGCCAAAGCTGCAAAAGTTGAAAAGCCGGTGTCAAAAAACCTATTTGAcagttctcgttctcgtggCAATTGACAGATCGACCCCGGTACCTCGGTCCGGGTATATTCGTCCCCATGTGTGCTTATGCTTTTTTGCGTTGAATGACGGCAGAAATTCGAGTTCTGTGATCTTCTGTGACTGTGAGCTTCGAATTGAGTGCCTGCTCCTACTCGGTAAAGCATGTCCTGTAATCCCGCTCTAAGTGAGCCCCGGGACATGACTCATGAGGAGAAGGGAAACACAGTGGGGACGATACAAGCGAACTTGCACACGAGAACAGCAGTCTCCAACAAGTCGACGTCCCTTCTCAAGCCCTTTAGTGCCAACGAACTTGCTACGTTGCATATCTCGACCGTGAAACAAAGTAACGGATGGCGGGTTCATCATCGAACTCACCTTGATATCGGTATTCCAAAAGGTTAGCCAATTACGTCGCCAGCCCTGGATTTCTCTGATACAGAATCTACCCAGTTTCAAGAATTGCAGGCCGTTATTCTAGACCCTTTCAACGGCGTGTCTCAGCAGAGAGATGCAAGGCGAACTGTGAGGGAATAAGTAAGATTCTAGTAGCCATCAGGATCGGGGACTCTAGATAACGGTCGTCATACATGTTCGATTGAGGTTTTCTCGAACCAGCCCTCTCCACATTGGGTCTAGCCTTTTCCACAAGCTCGGGAAGAGTGGGAAGGTCGCAGAGTGCATGGGTACTGCGCCGCACGAGGGAGTAGAATGGTAAGTGGAATAGAAGCCACGACGGTAATGCGGACCATCTGTGTACTATACTTGTACAAGGGACACACCCGACGGGACTTCATCCTAAGCGACTAAAGAGATATTTTTTGCCATCCCAAATATCAAAAAGCAGTCGAGGATTGGGATCCTAGGATTTTAACTGTTTGTGGGAACGAACTGTTCAAAGATATAATCCTAAAGCAAGTGAAGTGAGTTCCAAACGCACCATGATCTGGCGCGGAGATGAAGACCTGAGAATGGACGTACTGATTCCTGAACACTGAAGTGTCAGATAGGTATCTGAAGCGAACTGTGTTGAAACAACCATTAATAGGGCTGTTGGCGCACGTTGACAGAAAAATTCCATTCTGGAACTGGGCGTCCTTCCTTCGATGGTGCCCATGGGTAAAAAAAAATCGTGAGGTAGCCAATACGCAAAGGTCGCCGAGGTCCTGGGAGATACTTGGCTAAAATCCACGATTCGATGTTGCCTCGCGTTACAGTGTTCGGATCGCTGAACCCAATCTTTTAGGAACATAAATGTGGGTTGCAAGGGCCCACAACATATCCGACGTACAGACTTATGTAGATCGGTTCCGACATATCCAAGAACCCGTTTACCCGGGCGCTTTAGATGTGGGGCATTTTACGTTTCCATGGGCGCCCAAATTATATTTATCGATGATTGAGAGGATGAGTTTTGGGAAAGAGCGATGTCAATCTTTGCATAGAAGATGAAAGATGCCACTCACTAAAACCGTCAGCCCCATTCACTCAGAGAGTTTCAAGAAAGGCTCTGTTGGATGGAGCGACTTGTGGAAGTTCGGGCTGGGCTTTAGGTTGATGGACGTGCGATTTTGAATGGTGTATTGACCAGAAATGGCAATGCATTCTCACGCGCCTTGCTCCACCACCATAAACGGTGCAGGCTCTCGTCTCTGAATCTTTGTGCTTCATGTTCACATGTCACTATCTGTTGGCGGGAATGGACCAGAACTCCAATTGGCCAACGAAAAGGAGATAGCCAGTAATCTGAATACAGACGAGGATTCGCAAGGCCACGAGAGCGATTCCAGTGTTCAGGTGGGAAATGACGGAGATTCCGCTGGAGGAGAATACCTAGATGACAATGcagtagaggaagaggaagaggaggaagaggaagaggaagaagaagaagaggacgaggaggacgacgaagaacCCGCACTGAAATATGAACGAATATCCGGTAATCTACCTGACATATTCAAGAAGGATTCAGGTTCAGCTATTGCTATGTCCAAGAAATACATGGTGATTCATCTATCCTTTGACTGCATTTTATCCATATAGACCATTACGTAGATCCTTGGAACACACACCGGTTTCCTTCATTTGTTTGACCTCTCTGGGAAGCGTATTAAATCGTTTAAACCACACCAGGCTTCTATTGTGGACATATGCGTCGACACTACTGGAGATTTCGTTGGAACTGCTTCTATGGACGGTGAGTAAAGGGTGCACGAATAGGACGCGTCACATTGATTCATTTCGCAGGTCAGGTCGTCATCGTGTCGCTCGCCTCGACTAAAGAAACTTACTCCTTCGATATGCGAAGACCCATGAAGACCATAGCGCTTGAACCTAACTTTGGAAAGCGAAGTACGAGGGGATTTGTATGTGGTGGTCTCGCAGGCGCTCTAGTTCTGCGCGAGAAGGGATGGCTTGGACACACCGAGACTACTCTCCATGTCGGCGAAGGTCCCATTTGGCAGGCACGCTGGCAAGGTCGACTCATTAGCTGGGCTAACGATCTCGGAGTGAAGATATATGATACAGAATCACAAACGCGAATCACCTTCATCGATCGACCTCCTGACAGTCCACGAGCCGATCTCTTCAAATGTTCTCTGTATTGGCAGGATGATTCTACCTTGTTAATAGCATGGGCAAACCATATCAAAGTGGCACGGATTCGCGCACGCCCTCGAAACGTGACGGTTTCGGAATCAGCAAACTTACCCCCTCTACTGGTCGAGATTACTGCAGTATTTCAATTGGATTGCATGATATCTGGTATCATCCCACATCCCACCCAGCTATCGTCCGTTCCCGTAATGCAGAGCCGACCTGCTTCCATCGTGTCACAAGGCTCTTCTAAGCGGCAATCCCATGCTCCCCCTCCCTCTCTCacgtcttttcttcttctggcatATACGCCTCCAGACGTAGACTTTGAAGAAAAGACCGAAGACCGTGCTCGCCAGGCGCGCAAAGTTGCTGAACGACCAGAGTTACGTATCATATCTCGCGCGGGAGAAGAGTTGGCTGCGGACGCACTCAGTGTTGCGAATTTCCAGAAGTGGGGTTGTAACGATTACATCCTGCTAGGTGTCGATGAAAATAATGAGATGGGTATACACGGACGGTCTTACGTCGTCCTGAGTCCGCAAGATATTATCCTTGTGCGACCTCGGGATCGAATAGATCACGTCTCGTGGCTAATGGAGAGACTACGGTACGAAGAGGCTTTAGAGGAGATAGAGGCCATCGAAACTGAAGGTCCGGCTCCGGAGATGGTCATAAATGGGGCCAAGATGACGACTTCAGGTATTGGTTTACGCTACGTTGAACACCTCCTTAGCGAGAGTGggtcctttcctttcctcggTGTCAATATTCACTTACGTCCGCTAGAACAGGAGAATACGCGAAAGCAGCTCGATTATGTCCGAAAGTTTGTGCGCGTGATCCCAAAAGATGGGAGCATTGGATTTTTGTATTTGCCGAGAAGCATCAACTACAGGTCAGTAACGGACAATGTATCCCTGCGTTGCTTCTATTGACGCTGAGATTCTCTAGGCCATCATCCCATACGTTCCCACAGAAGAGCCTCGTTTAGAACATCTGGTTTATGAGATGATGCTCGCACACTTTTTGGCACATGATCACCCAACTCTTCTCAAAACGATCAAGGAATGGCCGAGGGACATTTACGACATAGCGGCTGTGATAATAGCAATCCAGGCTGAGTTGACCAAAGCTGGGAACACGGTTATCTTAATGGAATGCCTTGCCGAGTTGTAAGTCGACAGTAGACATCCGCTGCCCTTGAATTCGACGCTGATCGAATCCCTTGAAGGTATATTGCTAATCGTCAACCCGGGAAGGCATTGCCTTACCTTCTGCGCCTACGACGCCCCAACGTCTTTGATCTCATCCGGGAAAATAATCTTTTCACGGACGTGCAAAGTCAGGTTCTCTCACTTATCGAGTTCGACCAGGAGCTGAGGGAGCAACGGCGTCGGAGTCGAGAAGAGAATTCCGAACCGCCAGAGGAGGACGGGGAGAGAAGTGAGGCTATAGAGCTATTAGTAGACAACGTGCACTCCATACCGGTAGGTGCAGTTCAAGTCTCGCCCAAACGGAAGCCTGACTTGTCTTTCAAGATAACCAGAGTTGTGCAGCAGCTTCAAACAAGCCCCAAGTATCTTTTTCTGTATCTTGACGCGATCATGAAAGTGGATCTCCAGTTACTCGCCGGATTCCCCGATCTGCAGGACCTACAGGTTTACCTCATAAAGTGGTGTAGTTTGCCTAGACTCTGACTTTTATCTCTGCTATAGGTCAAGTTATATGCAGACTATGCTCGTCCAAGGCTTATCGACTTTCTGAGAGCAAGTACTGAGTACGATTTGGAAAAGGTTGTTTGTGTTCTTATCCCTGAAATGCTTCCCTTACCTTGGTGTAGGCGTATAATGTCTGCCAGGACAGAGACCTCGTTCCGGAGATGGTGTTCCTTCTAGGTCGTATGGGCAACAATAAAAAGGCTTTGACTCTGATCATTGAACGACTCGGAGACGTCCATAGGGTATGTATTAGACATCGTTCATCGCTTGGTTCTGATTTTCTGCTTTGAAATGCAAGGCGATAGATTTCGCCAAGGAACAAGCGGATGATGATCTTTGGGAAGATCTGTTGAAATATTCGGAGACGCGTCCAAGTGCGTGAGATTCCTCTTTATTGATTCATGTTCGACTTATACGCTGGTAGCGTTCATCCGTGGTCTTCTTGAGAACGTTGGGCCGGAGATAAATCCTATCCGTCTCATCAGACGAATCAAGAATGGACTCGAGATTCCCGGACTGAAGGAAGCGCTGATCAAGATATTGCAGGACTTCCATTTGCAGATATCACTGTTGGAAGGTTGCCAGACCATACTCGATGGAGACGGCTCAGATTTTTCAAGGAAGCTGCAAAAGGACCAGACGGGTGGATTCCTACTGAACGGTAAATTCATATCACTATTCTTTAGCTTTGTCAGTACTCATTTTACTATAGCAAAATCTATCTGTCCAATATGTTCTCGAACTTTACAAGAGGTTCCGCAGGGTCTCGTCATATTATTCCTATGCCGGCACACTGTTCACGCAAGCTGCGTCATCGGCGGGGATTCCCTACCGCAACAACCGGATGCTCTGTTGCGAGAAGCTGGGCTCTCTTCTGGTCGAGGTCTGAGCGGAAGGATAGCTTTGTAGGTTACTGTGGCCAATTCCTTACATTTTCCTGACTCTCCTCTTTCTCAGCGAATCCATAGTCAGACCAAAGATCAAACAGGGCTGCCCGGTCTGTCACCAGAGAAGCGAGGGAATTTAATGATACTAAGTAGTTGCATTAAGTCTATCCTTATACCCGCCTGAGAACTGGATACCCTACTCCCGGTCTTCACGACTATAAACTCGCTATCCAACGTTAGCTTTAGTCAACAACCCTTGCAATCATCGTACAATCAATCAATAATAACCGGAAGCTAAGCGCTTATAATCTTACACGGATAATGAACGGATTTTCTCACGGCGGAACTCTTTACATTTATTCGATGTACCTCTTTCTGCGATGATGAACCCATAAATCCGCCATGCTCGACGACTGGTCAACTTCTCACAATGACATTATGCGCATCTATCGTTCGAAACGAGATGCTGCTCGTGGCACCGTTCAGTCGAAATACAATATCCTTGGCTTCATTTCCTCTGGCACGTACGGTCGTGTCTACAAAGCTCAAAGCTTAGATCAGGAGGGGAAAATACATGCCATAAAGAAGTTCAAACCAGACAAGGAGGGAGATGTTATCACGTACACAGGAATCAGTCAGAGTGCTATCCGGGAAATCGCTGTGAGCACTCTCGTTCTTCGCCTTTGTTAGGTTCTGACGATTCGTAGTTGAATAGAGAGATCAGTCATGACAATGTCGTTGCCCTCAAGGAAGTTATTCTGGAGGATAAATCGATTTACATGGTCTTTGATTTCGCTGAACACGACTTTCTTGTGCGTTCGTTCTGCACTGTCGCAGATACAACAACATATTGATTGCCAATTGTAGCAAGTCATTCACCATCATTCTCAAACACTTCGATACCCAATTTCAATGCCTGTCCTCAAATCACTGATTTACCAACTAATAAATGGCCTCATTTACCTCCATTCTTGTCATATTCTTCACCGCGACCTGAAGCCAGCGAACATCCTTATCACCTCCAACGGCGTTGTAAAGATTGGGGACCTTGGTCTTGCCCGACTGATTTACGAACCTTTGCAGCCTCTGTTTGCTGGTGACAAGGTGGTGGTGACAATCTGGTATCGCGCTCCTGAACTCCTGCTGGGTGCTAAGCACTACAATAAAGCTATTGATTGTTGGGCTGTCGGTTGCGTGATCGCTGAACTCGCGAGTCTGCGCCCAATCTTCAAGGGAGAAGAGGCAAAACTAGATTCAAAGAAAAACGTCCCATTCCAAAGGGACCAACTTCTGAGGATCTTTGAGGTGTTGGGTACACCCGATGAAGCGGGTTGGCCTCGTATTGTACATATGCCGGAGTACAATAACATGAAGAGGTTGGATAGGTATGTGTCCATCACCAATCAGTCATGTCTTCTTATCACCTCCGTCCCCTAGATATCCGAGCAGGCTTCATGAATGGTGTCAAACTCGCATACGCTCACAACAAGGATATGACCTACTTCGTCAACTTTTCTCGTACGACCCAGATCGCCGACTTACTGCGAAAGAAGCTTTGCAACATCCCTGGTTCCATGAAGAACCGTTACCTACTTGGAAGTTAGTTCCTCCCTCTGCTTCATGGGATTTCGTTATTCATAGTAAAATTGTAGTGCTTTTCAATCTGCTGGCTCTCATCAGATACCACCTCACCGAAGAATAACCCAAGATGACGCACCGTCTATGATGCCCGTCCCAGCACAAAACAATTCTCACCCGCATCTGCTTGGGGGAGGTGGCATCGGGGGAGGTATCACTGGACCTGGGGCCCCTTTCGCGCAAGCGCAAACATCCAAATCAGGAAGCTCTACCAGTTTCACGAGTGTaagcggtggtggtggaggagtCTATGGTGGCCAAGCTCCTACTGGGAGCTCGGGGCGAGGTCAAGGTGCAAGAAAGAAGGCGAGATTAAACTAGCATTCATTTCTCCCTGGAGGATATCGATTTGATGAGATATGGTCATACGAAAGAAATTTCTCAAGCTATCACATATGTTCGCCGATCAGAAGCTCTACATACCGAAATCAATTCTCCTACGAACGGTTGAAACTGAAATGCACTCCACCCCTCAATGCAACCTGTCGCGACGCGTTATCGGACGCTTGTACGCGGTAGTAATTATAATGGTGGTAGGATGCTTTTACCTTTTACAGGATAATGGACGGTGCTATTTTCGGGTATGAATTCGAGTTCGAGCTGATTTGACATATCACAGGCTATCATTTGGTTCTTGCTATTCTCAAAAAGCAATCGAGTTTAAACTAGAGTCGCGACACGACCAGCTACATATATGCACGAGGGGACCCAGGAACAGTTGTGAATGTGGTAGTTTGCAAACATATCACTCCACGAACTCATTCGCTTTCCTTCTCTCAACCATCTCAATAGACGAGGTCATCAGATGACGCTTCCGTATCTTCAGATGAcacttccatatcttcagATGACGCTTCC encodes the following:
- a CDS encoding uncharacterized protein (BUSCO:EOG09260EQD), producing the protein MSLSVGGNGPELQLANEKEIASNLNTDEDSQGHESDSSVQVGNDGDSAGGEYLDDNAVEEEEEEEEEEEEEEEDEEDDEEPALKYERISGNLPDIFKKDSGSAIAMSKKYMILGTHTGFLHLFDLSGKRIKSFKPHQASIVDICVDTTGDFVGTASMDGQVVIVSLASTKETYSFDMRRPMKTIALEPNFGKRSTRGFVCGGLAGALVLREKGWLGHTETTLHVGEGPIWQARWQGRLISWANDLGVKIYDTESQTRITFIDRPPDSPRADLFKCSLYWQDDSTLLIAWANHIKVARIRARPRNVTVSESANLPPLLVEITAVFQLDCMISGIIPHPTQLSSVPVMQSRPASIVSQGSSKRQSHAPPPSLTSFLLLAYTPPDVDFEEKTEDRARQARKVAERPELRIISRAGEELAADALSVANFQKWGCNDYILLGVDENNEMGIHGRSYVVLSPQDIILVRPRDRIDHVSWLMERLRYEEALEEIEAIETEGPAPEMVINGAKMTTSGIGLRYVEHLLSEREYAKAARLCPKVCARDPKRWEHWIFVFAEKHQLQAIIPYVPTEEPRLEHLVYEMMLAHFLAHDHPTLLKTIKEWPRDIYDIAAVIIAIQAELTKAGNTVILMECLAELYIANRQPGKALPYLLRLRRPNVFDLIRENNLFTDVQSQVLSLIEFDQELREQRRRSREENSEPPEEDGERSEAIELLVDNVHSIPITRVVQQLQTSPKYLFLYLDAIMKVDLQLLAGFPDLQDLQVKLYADYARPRLIDFLRASTEYDLEKAYNVCQDRDLVPEMVFLLGRMGNNKKALTLIIERLGDVHRAIDFAKEQADDDLWEDLLKYSETRPTFIRGLLENVGPEINPIRLIRRIKNGLEIPGLKEALIKILQDFHLQISLLEGCQTILDGDGSDFSRKLQKDQTGGFLLNAKSICPICSRTLQEVPQGLVILFLCRHTVHASCVIGGDSLPQQPDALLREAGLSSGRGLSGRIAFESIVRPKIKQGCPVCHQRSEGI
- a CDS encoding uncharacterized protein (BUSCO:EOG092654LJ); translated protein: MVLHFGRRCLVSRGGERAVREFVTASTVTDCQSHSRSLLEMSQAVGNTALAYARVWHQVDASERVLGKLAERIALVLMGKHKPIYNPSVDCGDYVIVTNCTKVRVSGRKEQSLLYRKHTMYPGGLKETPYKDMMGKKPEEIIRHAVSGMLPKNKLRERRLERLRIFPGNETGILGANVMRNWHDGTMPQDWNPTELVKESQRILPAKLHDRSKQMTVS